In Spirosoma sp. KUDC1026, the sequence TTGATCCAGTCGGCTACATACAGGGCACCATCCGGGCCAAAGTCGATGCCGGTAGCGAGTATATTGCCTAACACCTTTTTCTGCTCGCCCAGCTCAAACGACGCCCCTTTGGGCTTCAGTTTGAACGAGTGAATACCCGACCGGGCGGGTCCACCGACGAATTCAGCAATGAAAAACGAGTTTTTGTAGGCCGGACTCAGCGCCGTGCCGGGATTGTAGCGCATACCCGCCGGACCACTCACGAAGTTGGCAATGGTTGGCGTGATGTAAGCTGCCTGGCCTTCGAAGCGGGGTAAATACATCCGTTCGTCCATCCATACTTTGTACGTATTGTTTTTGGGGTCGCGGTATTTGCCGTACTGCCAGTTGCTGCGCCAGCCCGTATCGGACCCGTTGACGATATACACCAGGCGCTCTTTCTCACCCGGATGGTCGCCATCGTTGTCCTCACTGATCAGGTTGCCGTACTCATCGAACACAAACTCGTGCGTGTTCCGAACGCCGTACGCAAAGACTTCAAAATCGCTGCCGTCGGGGTTCGAGCGAACGATGACGCCACTGTTTGGGTGTGACCAGGTTTTGCCATCGGGACCTTTGCCGTTGAAGCCAATGTCGCCGATCTGCCAGTAAATCCGGCCGTCGGGGCCCATCTCCACGCCCGACATGCCGTGGCCGCTGAAGCCGACATGGATACCGTAGCCGTGCGAAATGGACGTTTTCGTTTCGGCGATGCCATCGCCGTCTTTGTCTTTCATGCGCCACAGGTCGGGGCCAACCGCTACGTATAGGTCGTCGCCGTGCTTCATCACGCCACCCGCTACGTCGGTCACTTCATCATTGAAATCACTAACAACCAGTTGCGACAGGTCAGCAACGCCATCGCCGGACGTATCATCAATGCGATATACGTTTTCCTTCTCGACGGTCAGATCCCGCCAGTCGTGGGAACCGTCGCCGTTGAGGTCTTTCAGCCATTCGTTTTTGGCGCTGTTTTCCGGGGCGAGCACCCGGCGCAGGAAGGCACGTTTGTCCTCGATACTCTGTAGCTGGTTCGAGGCAATTTCCCAATCCTGGTGCCCCCGAATGTCGAACTCCGAGTTTTTCTGCCGATTCGTCCGGGTGTAGTACAAACTCCCATTGTCGTCGATATCAATGGCGATCGGGTCGGCCACCAGCGAGTCGACACCCCACAGTTTCAGCGTGAGGCCTTCAGCCAGTTCGGGGGTTACGGTAGCCTCAATAGCTTTGGCCAATTGCGCGGCTTTCTCGGGTACCATACGCTTGATACGCCGATCGATCGGATCTTTGGCGGACTGGTACCCAACCAGACAAAAGGCGGGAATCAGCGTACTGAGCCAGATTAGTTTTTTTGTTTTTTGCATGCGGGCAGGAATTGTTGGATATGCTGGCGGCCGTTTTTAAGACCAATGAATTTTAGCAGTATGCTGCACTGATAGCCTGCTTTGTCAATAGTGCTTGATTGTGAGCCCCCGGTGCGTAGGAATAAGCGCCAACCGGCCGCTTTTTACCGTACATTCTCCGGTAATTAGTTGTGAAAGGGCTTTTTTACGCGTTAAATCGGCCTATTTTGCTCCCGACTTACATATCTTCCTGTTCTTCATATAGCATTACCCTCGTGAAAAGGAAATTTCTGACCATTGCCTGTAGCGGGCTAACTGTTCTAACCGGCCTGAGCAGCTGCTCGACTGAAACAAAAAAAGCCTCTCTAGTAGGTACCTGGCAATTAATAGCCGCTACGGCTACGGAGAACGATTCGACGTACTCTACGTTCAGCCCCGGGCAAAACATGATCAAGGTGATCAACGACACCCATTTTGCGTTTCTGAATCATCCCGCTGGCGGGACTGGTGATTCCACACAGGCGTTTTCGGCGGGGGGTGGGCACTACACGCTGGCTGATAGTGCCTACACCGAGCATTTGGATTACTTTGCCGACAAAGCCTGGGAAGGTCGTTCCTTTGACTTTGTTATTGAGATTAAGGGCGACACGCTGATTCAGAAAGGTGTCGAGAGAATACCCGAGCGTGGTATCGACCACATCATCATGGAGACCTACAAACGGGTAAAGGACTAAGCAACGACGATATGAAAGCAGACGCGGATTTGAATCGATTTCTGGAAGCCCAGCGCGACGACTATGACCGTGCGCTGGCGGAGATAAAACGGGGCCGCAAACAGGGCCACTGGATGTGGTACATCTTTCCGCAGCTCGCCGGGCTGGGGTTCAGTAGTACGGCTAAATTCTACGGGATCAAGAACCAGGCCGAAGCCAGCGACTATCTGGCGCATCCCGTCCTGGGGCCTCGACTGGTTGAGATTAGCACGGCCATAGTACAGGTAGAAGGCAAAACCGCCAACCAGATCCTGGGCAGTCCCGACGATCTGAAGCTGCGTTCCTGCATGACCCTGTTCTCACTGGTGAAACCCACCAATCCGGTTTTTCAAGCCGTTCTGGATACCTATTACGGTGGAAAACCGGATGAGAAGACGCTGGAACTGGTGGGGCACAAATCGTGATTAAGACCTATGAAAGCATTTTTCTATTCAGGCCTGTTATTGTGTGCTATCGTAGTTGCAAACGTATTGTTGTGGATGAGCGCATCAGCAAAGGAAGCTGCTTTCGATCAGGCAAAAGCTTTGTACCTAAGCTATTTTCCAGGATTCTTAAGCAATGCTAACGTTCTAACATTCATGAGTATTGTCTTATGCTGCCTTTCGATTTATCTGCTCATTCGTTCACAGTATCAACTCAGCAGCATTTATCGCGGTATAAGTGTGCTATTTACAATCGTGAATGGTGTACTAATTAGTTGGTACTTATTTACTCTGATGTGAATGGGTTTATCCTTGACTGCTCTTACCCATACTGCCTGGATGTTTTCGGACCGGCATCATTCTGGCAGTATATTGCGCCCTGCTGCTATTCTGGAAATGAAGCAGCGGAGCTAACTGGTTGATAGAAAGTTTCTATCAGAAAAAAGAGGTATCAATGATTAATTTTCGGGAGAGAGCAAACTTCATCTGGTCGGTAGCCGACCTGTTGCGGGGAGACTATAAACAGGCAGAATACGGAAAAGTCATTCTGCCACTCACCGTGTTACGTCGGCTCGATTGCCTGCTGGAGCCGACAAAAGATGCAGTGCTGACGCAGTACGTAAAAATTCAGGATCAGTCAGAGACGATTGTCGACCGGATGCTGAACCGGACCACAACCTACCGGTTTCATAACCGCAGCAATTATACGTTCCAGAAACTAGTCGGTGACCCTGACAATGTAGCGGCTAATCTGCGTACTTACCTGAGTGGGTTTTCGACCAGTGTGCGGGACATCATGGAGCAGTTTCGCTTCGAAGATCAGATTGAACGACTGGACCGGGCCGATCTGCTCTATGTGGTCATCAAACGGTTTGCGGGGCTTGATCTGATCGATGTGAGCAGCCTCGAAATGGGTTACATCTTCGAGGAACTGATTCGGAAGTTTGCCGAAATATCCAACGAAACCGCCGGGGAGCATTTTACGCCCCGTGAGGTCATCGAACTGATGGTCAACCTGCTGTTTATCGACGAAACGGATATTTACAAAAAAGGCGCTATCCGCACGTTATACGACCCAACGGCGGGTACCGGGGGGATGCTTTCGGTGGCCGATGCCTTCATCAAAAGCCAGAATCCGGATGCCACGCTGCT encodes:
- a CDS encoding lipocalin-like domain-containing protein, translating into MKRKFLTIACSGLTVLTGLSSCSTETKKASLVGTWQLIAATATENDSTYSTFSPGQNMIKVINDTHFAFLNHPAGGTGDSTQAFSAGGGHYTLADSAYTEHLDYFADKAWEGRSFDFVIEIKGDTLIQKGVERIPERGIDHIIMETYKRVKD
- a CDS encoding DUF1810 domain-containing protein, translated to MKADADLNRFLEAQRDDYDRALAEIKRGRKQGHWMWYIFPQLAGLGFSSTAKFYGIKNQAEASDYLAHPVLGPRLVEISTAIVQVEGKTANQILGSPDDLKLRSCMTLFSLVKPTNPVFQAVLDTYYGGKPDEKTLELVGHKS